One genomic window of Entelurus aequoreus isolate RoL-2023_Sb linkage group LG07, RoL_Eaeq_v1.1, whole genome shotgun sequence includes the following:
- the LOC133654289 gene encoding snaclec alboaggregin-A subunit beta'-like: MQFTLFLLCGISGLIAGTWAAPAEKEKKDCCPPGWTQVEGHCYILQEHPRIFSDAEKFCNALGGNLASITDAVKNAVVTQLVRNGGFRPAWIGLTDAVTEQVFIWTDGSPFDFRSFFSSFIFGDCVFITSSGRWVPSRCFSRRPFVCGQEACCDPH; this comes from the exons ATGCAGTTTACTCTCTTCCTCCTCTGTGGGATCAGTGGACTGATAGCTGGAACT TGGGCTGCGCCtgcagaaaaggaaaaaaaag ATTGCTGTCCTCCGGGATGGACTCAGGTGGAAGGCCACTGTTACATCCTGCAAGAGCATCCCAGGATTTTTTCTGATGCAGAG AAATTCTGCAACGCTCTTGGTGGGAATCTGGCCTCAATCACCGATGCGGTTAAAAATGCCGTCGTGACTCAACTGGTTCGGAATGGCGGTTTTCGGCCCGCCTGGATTGGACTCACTGATGCGGTCACG GAGCAAGTCTTTATTTGGACCGACGGCAGCCCCTTTGATTTCCGGAGCTTTTTCTCATCTTTCATTTTTGGTGACTGTGTGTTCATCACTTCATCTG GTCGATGGGTCCCTTCACGTTGCTTCTCCAGGAGGCCCTTTGTTTGCGGCCAAGAAGCGTGCTGTGATCCTCACTAA